The window CACCACTCCCGCTACAAGAGGCCCCATGTGGATTCCCAATCGGATCTCCCAAAACTCTCTCCCTTGTAAGGAATGGATCTCTTTTGGTTCGGCCATATAGGACTGGAAAGCAAGTCCGCATAACACGGCATCGACTGGGTTTGATATGTTTTCATTTGGAATCCCACCAACTGCCATATAAGCATCGCCAATTGTTTTGATTTTTTCCATTCGATACTCTTTACAAATCCGATCGAATGAACGAAAAATTTGATCCAATTCATGGACTAACACTTCCGCATTCATGGTTTCTGCAATTTTTGTAAATCCAACCATATCACAAAACAACACGGATGATTTTTCATATCGTTTTGGAATCACTCGTGCTTCTTTTTTTAATTCATCAGCGATTGGTTCGGGTAGGATATTCAACAATAATGCTTCTGATTTTTTTCGTTCGATGTTTAAATTTCGGCTTAGGATAAAAATCAAAATCCCAGTCAATATTTGCACAAATAAATAATTTCCACCAGCATCCAAGTATCGATCCATCTCACTAACATAGCCAGTTACCCAATCTTTATGAAAGTACTCCAATAGATACAGAGAGGCAGAGATTCCGATGTATAAACTATACACGATCCATACATTGTGATTTCTGATGAGAATGAGGGCAATGACGAGGGATGGGATTAAATAATAATGATTTCCTCCAATCGAACCACCGTTAAAAAACCACATAGAAGCCAAATAAAAGAGAATGGTTAAATTGAAAGGCCAATACAATATAAAATAGATACTTTTGACACGGCTCAAGTAGTACATAACGAGCATTAGGAGTCCAGATCCTACATTCAGTGAGATGAGGATCCTGTAGTTTTCTAAATAAAGAACTCCAAAAACTCCGATTAAGTTTAAAAGGCCATTGATGAGAGAAACTGTATTGAACAACCTATGTTCGAGAGAGTGTTTTTTTGGATCTCCGAGAAAAAAATATACCCAATTCATTGTAATTGGTAAGTATCACTTTGGAAACGAACCAGATTCAACCCTTTTTCTTCATTTGGAATTTGAATCCAAGATTTCATTGATGGAATTTTGGATTGGCTTGCAAGAAACCACCCTTCAATGAATTTGGTGGATTCGTATGTAGTAGTTTAGGAAGACTGATTGAAACTTAATTTAACATTCTATTGTGCCACTTTCCTTTTATTGACCATCACTGGTTCTCTATCGGCTGAAACCGTCATTTTAAAATCAGGGAAATCCTTTTATGGAAGAGTCATTGAACAAAATAGAGAGTTTCTGAAACTAAAAGAGAAAGACGGAATCATTTTACAATTTCCAAGAACTGATATCTTGAAAGTCACTTACAAGGAATTGAATGCCAAAGAAGTGAAAAAAATTGTCGAAGTGGAAATCAAAAAAAACCTATCCTCCGAGAAAACAGAGACTGAATGGAAAGAAACATCGAATTCCAATTTTGAAATAGTCAATGAATCAGAAGACTCGATGAAACATTTATCCCATGGATCTCAGAAAAAAATACGTTGGGGAGTGGTAGGAAGATCCGCGATTTTACCAGGTTTAGGACAATACCACTGGGATGAACCTGTCTGGGGTTCCCTCTATCTGATCTCATTTTTAGGGGCAGCGATCAATTACCATCATGCTTGGAACGAACATATGAATGTGAAATCAGAATACCAGAATGATACTCGGTCGCTACTCTTCTTAAGCTCCGGAAATGCTGGTTTTGCTCTCCATTTCATTGATAAAAACAATTTAGCATCCGATTACAGAACCACTGCCAATTCGTTAAACACAGCCTCAGATATCCTCATCGGAATTTTTCTCATCAATCTCATCGATGCCTTCCTCCCTCGGGAAAACAAAACGAGTTCATCTCCTACTTCTTTGGACAAAAAAGTTGGTCTCCATATCAAGGCGGATATGGTGAATCATGACCAAAACTTTTATCTGGCAAGAGACCAAAGGAATGGAATGACAAGCCTAGAATACAAACTCGGATATACTTGGGCTTTTTAATCATGAATCAAATTCGACGAAACACTTCCCTCATTCTCTGTATCATGATCTCGTTCTCAGTTTTCAATACCAATTGTCGAGTGGATCCAAACCCCAAAGGAAGCCTTTTCGATCCGGGGACCACAGGAGGACTCATCAATTCTTTTGTCCTATACGATGCATTGAGTGGCGGACCAAGTCGAACGTGGACTAGTTTTGTTTCCCCATTTGGGACAATGGATCCGACTGATTCTTTGGTGTTTGACCAACTGACAACAACGACCTATGCGATTTATATTAAAAATACAAACCTAACAACAAGGCTCTATTCAAGTTCGGATGGACTCAATTACTCTCAAGTTGGCAACCAAATCAACAATACCAATACAAATATTTTTGGTGCATTTACGAGTCGGTTTCAATTGTCGAATTATAATACAACAGATTCGGGAGTGAATTGGAATTCCAGCACGATACCTGGCTTTTGTTTGGTGAAATATAATAATACAAGCGCCTATATTTTGGATGGAACTGCTGTAGAAAGAACCATTGATTCTGGGCTTAGCACAAACACGCTCACGAGTTCCCCTGCCTATCCTTCCAGAAATTCGGGAGTGTGTAGCTTTGGGAATGGAAAAGCCTATTTACTCGGAGGAAAAAATGGATCTTCCAATCTGTTTGATTTTTGGGAGTCAACAGATGGAATCAATTGGTCCCTCCTAACGGAAAGAGTTAAACCTACGTCAGGTGGTGGTTTCAATCTTCCATGTAACGTGATCCAGAATGCAAACGATACGAGCATTCTTGGTTTGGTTTACTCTGATGTTACTACCTACAAATTTCACATCATCTTTTCCAACTTAGCCCTATTACAAAGTAATGATGGTCAAACTTGGCAATGTACGAACCCAAATCTAAATTACAATTCTGAATTCAATTCCATTGCAAATCGAGCTGTTTTGATTGGCAATCGTCTCTTTGTCTATGGAATTTCCAGTAGCGGTCCACAAAATGTCTATACTGATTTATAAGGGAAGCCTTCCTTTTGATCAGTATCCAATCCAAATTTTTAATACAATCCATACTCAAATCGGATCAATCTAAAATTGACATATTTTTTCCTATGATCAAAATTTGGTTCCCATGGAAGTAGATGGCAAAAAAGCTTTAGCAGTTTTAGACAAGGCCGAGG of the Leptospira biflexa serovar Patoc strain 'Patoc 1 (Paris)' genome contains:
- a CDS encoding adenylate/guanylate cyclase domain-containing protein — its product is MNWVYFFLGDPKKHSLEHRLFNTVSLINGLLNLIGVFGVLYLENYRILISLNVGSGLLMLVMYYLSRVKSIYFILYWPFNLTILFYLASMWFFNGGSIGGNHYYLIPSLVIALILIRNHNVWIVYSLYIGISASLYLLEYFHKDWVTGYVSEMDRYLDAGGNYLFVQILTGILIFILSRNLNIERKKSEALLLNILPEPIADELKKEARVIPKRYEKSSVLFCDMVGFTKIAETMNAEVLVHELDQIFRSFDRICKEYRMEKIKTIGDAYMAVGGIPNENISNPVDAVLCGLAFQSYMAEPKEIHSLQGREFWEIRLGIHMGPLVAGVVGSDKFAYDVWGDTVNTASRLESSGVVGEVNISRVVYEEVQKVFECESRGFVSIKNKADIEMFLVKGFLPEFVSPINPKEPNELFLRLYKTGALFYTDDTES
- a CDS encoding LA_0442/LA_0875 N-terminal domain-containing protein, which produces MKLNLTFYCATFLLLTITGSLSAETVILKSGKSFYGRVIEQNREFLKLKEKDGIILQFPRTDILKVTYKELNAKEVKKIVEVEIKKNLSSEKTETEWKETSNSNFEIVNESEDSMKHLSHGSQKKIRWGVVGRSAILPGLGQYHWDEPVWGSLYLISFLGAAINYHHAWNEHMNVKSEYQNDTRSLLFLSSGNAGFALHFIDKNNLASDYRTTANSLNTASDILIGIFLINLIDAFLPRENKTSSSPTSLDKKVGLHIKADMVNHDQNFYLARDQRNGMTSLEYKLGYTWAF